In Diorhabda sublineata isolate icDioSubl1.1 chromosome 4, icDioSubl1.1, whole genome shotgun sequence, a single window of DNA contains:
- the LOC130442718 gene encoding pyridoxal phosphate homeostasis protein, which produces MLKKMSEIDVKQGLKIVLSKIEEACSKRTLELQALEPTLVAVSKTKPVNLIVAAYEDGQRHFGENYVQELEEKANNPIILEKCKDIKWHFIGHLQSNKVNKVISLPNIHLIETVDSQKLASLLDKNWLKFGPPESKLKIMIQVNTSGEEEKNGIAPTEVCNVVQYVLKECNNLDLDGLMTIGKFGYDPADGPNPDFVCLKKCRDDICQALGIDWKDIGLSMGMSDDFEHAIELGSTNVRVGSSIFGYRPKKK; this is translated from the exons atgttgaaaaaaatgtcggaaatagacgTAAAACAAggtttgaaaattgttttatctaaAATAGAGGAAGCTTGTTCAAAAAGAACCCTT GAATTACAAGCATTAGAACCAACATTAGTGGCTGTAAGTAAAACAAAACCTGTTAATTTAATTGTAGCAGCTTACGAAGATGGTCAGAGGCATTTTGGTGAAAATTACGTACAAGAATTAGAAGAAAAAGCAAATAATcctattattttagaaaaatgtaaaGATATAAAATGGCATTTTATCGGTCATCTTCAATCGAACAAAGTTAATAAAGTTATATCTCTACCAAATATTCATCTTATAGAAACAGTTGATTCTCAGAAATTAGCGTCCTTACTAGATAAAAATTGGCTCAAATTTGGGCCGCCCGaatctaaattgaaaattatgattcAGGTGAATACTAGTGGAGAAGAAg aaaaaaatggaattgcaCCTACTGAAGTATGTAATGTTGTACAGTATGTTTTAAAAGAATGTAACAATCTCGATTTGGACGGATTGATGACTATAGGGAAATTTGGTTATGATCCTGCTGATGGTCCAAATCCAGATTTTGTATGTTTGAAAAAATGCCGCGACGATATTTGTCAAGCTTTGGGAATTGATTGGAAAGACATAGGATTATCTATGGGAATGTCAGACGATTTTGAACATGCG ATTGAACTAGGAAGTACGAATGTAAGGGTTGGATCCTCAATATTTGGATATAGAccgaagaaaaaataa